A region of Drosophila suzukii chromosome 2L, CBGP_Dsuzu_IsoJpt1.0, whole genome shotgun sequence DNA encodes the following proteins:
- the Psf2 gene encoding probable DNA replication complex GINS protein PSF2 has protein sequence MDPSIIEFIGEKCMISIIPNFSNEPLHLIYGSVGPFRAGFPVFVPLWMATHLRKQQKCRIVPPEWMDMDILEEIKEEEKRSKFFTKMPCEHYMVVAQLVMSTAPDDVPRCEELRTVIKDIFDIRESKLRTSIDAFIKGEGTYAKLDNLTLLEIHSVRPILPYSLDHIARYQRTATASQRDTSMLSASMAGSSSGPNSNSLFSQ, from the exons ATGGATCCTTCTATTATTGAGTTTATTGGCGAAAAGTGCATGATCAGCATTATACCGAACTTTTCCAACGAACCCCTGCATCTTATTTATGGATCTGTGGGTCCCTTCCGGGCGGGTTTTCCCGTCTTTGTGCCGCTGTGGATGGCCACGCATCTGCGCAAGCAACAAAAGTGCCGAATTGTGCCGCCAGAATGGATGGATATGGATATATTGGAGGAAATCAAGGAGGAAGAGAAGCGATCCAA ATTCTTCACCAAGATGCCTTGCGAGCATTACATGGTCGTGGCCCAGTTGGTCATGAGCACGGCGCCAGATGACGTCCCGCGTTGCGAGGAGCTGCGCACTGTGATTAAGGACATCTTCGACATACGCGAGTCCAAGCTGCGCACCTCAATCGATGCCTTTATCAAGGGAGAAGGCACCTACGCGAAGCTGGACAACCTGACTCTGCTGGAGATCCACAGTGTGCGGCCCATCCTACCCTATTCCCTGGACCACATTGCTCGATACCAGCGCACGGCCACCGCCTCCCAGAGGGACACCTCCATGCTGAGTGCCTCTATGGCGGGATCCAGTTCGGGACCCAATAGCAACTCTCTGTTTTCCCAGTGA